A region from the Pseudomonas cucumis genome encodes:
- a CDS encoding carboxylate/amino acid/amine transporter gives MGYLLFVTLIQAFSFSLIGEYLAGHVDSYFAVLVRVLLAGLVFIPLTRWRQVEPAFMRGMLLIGALQFGVTYVCLYLSFRVLTVPEVLLFTILTPLHVTLIEDALNRRFNPWALIAALVAVLGAAVIRFDRINPDFFMGFLLLQLANFTYAAGQVLYKHLVARHPSDLPHYRRFGYFYLGALAVALPAFLLFGKQNFLPEAPLQWGVLLFLGLVSTALGLYWWNKGACLVSGGTLAVMNNLHVPVGLLINLLIWNQHEELGRLLLGGSEILMAVWISRLGVRQPLTVH, from the coding sequence ATGGGCTATCTACTTTTTGTCACGCTGATCCAGGCGTTTTCCTTCAGCTTGATCGGCGAATACCTGGCCGGGCATGTCGACAGTTACTTCGCGGTGCTGGTGCGGGTGCTGCTGGCAGGGCTGGTGTTCATTCCGCTGACGCGCTGGCGTCAGGTCGAGCCGGCGTTCATGCGCGGTATGTTGCTGATCGGCGCCTTGCAGTTCGGCGTGACTTACGTCTGCCTGTACCTGAGCTTCCGGGTGCTGACGGTGCCGGAGGTGTTGCTGTTCACCATCCTCACGCCGCTGCACGTGACCCTGATCGAAGACGCGCTGAACCGGCGCTTCAATCCATGGGCGTTGATCGCGGCATTGGTGGCGGTACTCGGGGCGGCGGTGATTCGCTTTGACCGGATCAACCCGGATTTCTTCATGGGGTTCCTGCTGCTGCAACTGGCCAACTTCACCTACGCTGCCGGGCAGGTGCTCTACAAACATCTGGTGGCCCGTCATCCGAGTGATCTGCCGCATTACCGACGCTTCGGCTACTTCTACCTGGGCGCGTTGGCGGTGGCGTTGCCGGCGTTTCTGCTGTTCGGCAAACAGAACTTCCTGCCCGAAGCACCGCTGCAATGGGGCGTGCTGCTGTTCCTCGGCCTGGTCTCGACGGCATTGGGTTTGTACTGGTGGAACAAGGGCGCGTGTCTGGTGAGCGGCGGGACGCTGGCGGTGATGAACAACCTGCATGTGCCGGTGGGATTGCTGATCAATTTGCTGATCTGGAATCAGCATGAAGAGCTGGGGCGGTTGTTGTTGGGTGGCTCGGAGATTCTGATGGCGGTGTGGATTAGTCGGTTGGGTGTACGACAACCTCTGACCGTCCACTGA
- a CDS encoding FMN-dependent NADH-azoreductase, which produces MSRVLIIESSARQQDSVSRQLTQTFISQWKAAHPADQITVRDLAVNPVPHLDINLLGGWMKPAEQRNDIEQASLERSNLLTDELLAADVLVMAAPMYNFAIPSTLKAWLDHVLRAGVTFKYTETGPQGLLSGKRAYVLTARGGIYAGSTADHQEPYLRQVMGFIGIHDVTFIHAEGMNLGGDFQEKGLNQANAKLSQVA; this is translated from the coding sequence ATGTCCCGCGTTCTGATCATCGAAAGCAGCGCCCGTCAGCAAGACTCGGTTTCCCGTCAACTGACCCAGACCTTCATCAGCCAATGGAAAGCCGCACACCCGGCCGACCAGATCACCGTCCGTGACCTGGCCGTCAACCCGGTGCCGCACCTGGATATCAACCTGCTGGGCGGCTGGATGAAACCTGCCGAGCAACGCAACGACATCGAGCAGGCCTCGCTTGAGCGCTCCAACCTGCTAACCGATGAACTGCTGGCCGCCGACGTACTGGTAATGGCTGCGCCGATGTACAACTTCGCCATTCCAAGCACCCTCAAAGCCTGGCTCGACCACGTGCTGCGTGCCGGCGTGACGTTCAAGTACACCGAAACCGGCCCTCAAGGTTTGCTCAGCGGCAAACGCGCTTATGTGCTGACCGCTCGCGGCGGGATCTACGCCGGCAGCACCGCGGATCACCAGGAACCGTACCTGCGCCAGGTCATGGGCTTCATCGGCATCCACGACGTAACGTTCATTCACGCCGAAGGCATGAACCTGGGCGGTGACTTCCAGGAGAAAGGCTTGAACCAGGCCAATGCCAAGCTTTCCCAGGTCGCCTGA
- a CDS encoding alpha/beta fold hydrolase, protein MAYFEHEGCNLHYEEYGHGTPLLLVHGLGSSTLDWEMQIPALSAHHRVIVPDVRGHGRSDKPRERYSIAGFSADLIALMEHLNLGPAHLVGLSMGGMIAFQLAVDQPQLLKSLCIVNSAPEVKRRSRNDYWQWFKRWSLMRALSMGTIGKALGAKLFPKPEQASLRQKIAARWAKNDKHAYLASFDAIVDWGVQERLSRVSCPTLVVSADRDYTPVALKETYVKLLPDARLVVIADSRHATPLDQPERFNQTLLEFLTAVDTTTQDH, encoded by the coding sequence ATGGCCTATTTCGAACATGAAGGTTGCAACCTGCACTATGAGGAATATGGCCACGGCACGCCATTGCTGCTGGTTCACGGGCTGGGTTCCAGCACCCTGGACTGGGAAATGCAGATCCCGGCGCTCTCAGCCCATCATCGGGTGATTGTCCCGGATGTGCGCGGCCACGGGCGCTCCGACAAACCCCGCGAGCGCTACAGCATCGCCGGGTTCAGCGCCGACCTGATTGCGTTGATGGAACACTTGAATCTGGGCCCTGCACATCTTGTAGGGCTTTCGATGGGTGGCATGATCGCGTTTCAACTGGCGGTGGACCAGCCGCAACTGCTCAAGAGCCTGTGCATCGTCAACAGCGCGCCCGAGGTCAAACGGCGCAGCCGTAACGATTACTGGCAGTGGTTCAAGCGTTGGAGCCTGATGCGCGCGCTGAGCATGGGCACCATCGGCAAGGCCCTGGGTGCGAAGCTGTTTCCCAAGCCCGAGCAAGCTTCGCTACGACAAAAAATAGCCGCGCGCTGGGCAAAAAACGACAAACATGCTTATCTCGCCAGCTTCGATGCCATCGTTGACTGGGGGGTTCAGGAACGACTTTCCAGGGTTTCGTGTCCAACGCTCGTCGTCAGCGCCGACCGTGACTACACCCCGGTCGCGCTGAAAGAAACCTATGTAAAACTGCTGCCCGATGCGCGGCTGGTGGTGATTGCCGATTCGCGCCACGCCACCCCGCTGGATCAACCCGAACGTTTCAACCAAACGCTGCTCGAGTTTCTCACCGCAGTCGACACCACCACTCAGGATCACTGA
- a CDS encoding LysR family transcriptional regulator, with protein MKAPRVTLDQWRTLQAVVDHGGFAQAAEVLHRSQSSVSYTVARMQDQLGVPLLRIDGRKAVLTEAGGVLLRRSRQLVKQASQLEDLAHHMEQGWEAEVRLVVDAAYPSARLVRALTAFMPQSRGCRVRLREEVLSGVEEVLLEGVADLAITGFSIPGYLGAELSDVEFIAVAHPEHPLHRLNRELNFQDLESQMQVVIRDSGRQQPRDVGWLGAEQRWTVGSLATAATFVSSGLGFAWLPRHMIERELKEGTLKVLPLDQGGSRNPSFYLYSNKDKPLGPATQILIELLRTFDTAPLDAPFAAPEQA; from the coding sequence ATGAAAGCGCCCCGCGTGACCCTTGATCAATGGCGAACATTGCAGGCCGTGGTCGATCACGGTGGTTTCGCCCAGGCCGCCGAAGTGCTGCACCGCTCGCAATCATCGGTCAGCTACACCGTCGCGCGCATGCAGGACCAGCTCGGCGTGCCGCTGTTGCGCATTGATGGCCGCAAAGCGGTGCTCACCGAGGCCGGCGGCGTACTGCTGCGCCGTTCCCGGCAACTGGTGAAACAGGCCAGCCAACTGGAAGACCTGGCCCACCACATGGAGCAAGGCTGGGAAGCGGAAGTGCGGCTGGTGGTCGACGCCGCTTACCCGAGCGCCCGCCTCGTCCGCGCCTTGACCGCGTTCATGCCGCAAAGCCGTGGCTGCCGGGTGCGTCTGCGCGAGGAAGTGTTATCGGGGGTAGAAGAAGTGCTGCTCGAAGGCGTGGCCGACCTGGCCATCACCGGCTTTAGCATTCCCGGGTACCTGGGCGCGGAATTGAGCGATGTCGAATTCATCGCGGTCGCCCATCCCGAGCATCCCTTGCATCGCCTGAACCGCGAATTGAATTTCCAGGATCTGGAAAGCCAGATGCAAGTGGTGATCCGCGACTCCGGTCGTCAGCAGCCACGGGACGTCGGCTGGCTCGGCGCCGAACAGCGCTGGACCGTCGGCAGCCTGGCCACCGCCGCGACCTTCGTCAGCAGCGGTCTGGGCTTCGCTTGGCTGCCCCGGCACATGATCGAGCGTGAACTCAAGGAAGGTACGCTCAAAGTGCTACCGTTGGATCAGGGCGGAAGCCGTAACCCGAGCTTCTATCTGTATTCAAACAAGGACAAACCCTTGGGCCCGGCGACGCAGATTCTCATCGAACTGCTGCGCACCTTCGATACCGCGCCGCTGGATGCGCCCTTCGCCGCCCCTGAACAAGCCTGA
- a CDS encoding DUF899 domain-containing protein encodes MNIQNHPVVSREEWLAARKQHLAHEKAFTKERDKLSAERRALPWVKIDKDYRFQGPNGELKLADLFGGRSQLIIYHFMFAAGWDEGCPGCSFLSDHIDGANQHLAHHDVAVVVVSHAPFAEFQSFKQRMGWKFDWVSSEGCDFNYDFSVSARAEDVAAGKATYNYEKSDGAEEELPGLSVFYRNEAGEIFHTYSTYARGLDLLVGAYNYLDLTPKGRNEEEIMDWVRHHDRYEDKAAASCCHGG; translated from the coding sequence ATGAACATTCAGAATCATCCGGTCGTGTCCCGGGAAGAATGGCTGGCCGCTCGCAAACAACACCTGGCCCACGAAAAAGCTTTCACCAAAGAACGAGACAAACTCAGCGCCGAACGCCGCGCCCTGCCTTGGGTGAAGATTGACAAGGATTATCGCTTCCAAGGCCCGAACGGCGAATTGAAGCTGGCCGACCTGTTCGGCGGCCGTAGCCAATTGATCATCTATCACTTCATGTTCGCCGCAGGCTGGGACGAAGGCTGCCCGGGTTGCTCGTTCCTGTCCGACCACATCGACGGCGCCAACCAACACCTGGCCCACCACGATGTAGCCGTGGTCGTGGTTTCCCACGCTCCGTTCGCCGAGTTCCAATCCTTCAAACAGCGCATGGGCTGGAAATTCGACTGGGTGTCGTCGGAAGGCTGCGACTTCAACTACGACTTTAGCGTCTCAGCCCGAGCCGAAGACGTCGCCGCGGGAAAAGCCACCTACAACTACGAAAAATCCGACGGGGCTGAAGAAGAACTTCCTGGGCTCAGCGTGTTTTATCGCAATGAAGCGGGGGAGATTTTCCATACCTATTCAACGTATGCCCGCGGCCTGGATTTGCTGGTCGGCGCCTACAACTATCTGGACCTCACGCCGAAGGGGCGAAATGAAGAGGAAATCATGGACTGGGTGAGGCATCACGACCGGTATGAGGACAAGGCAGCGGCCAGTTGCTGTCATGGGGGGTAG
- a CDS encoding DEAD/DEAH box helicase gives MFSQFALHERLLKAVAELKFVEPTPVQAAAIPLALQGRDLRVTAQTGSGKTAAFVLPILNRLIGPAKVRVSIKTLILLPTRELAQQTIKEVERFAQFTFIKSGLITGGEDFKVQAAMLRKVPDILIGTPGRMIEQLNAGNLDLKEVEVLVLDEADRMLDMGFAEDVQRLVEECTNRQQTMLFSATTGGSGLREMVAKVLNNPEHLQLNNVSDLNATTRQQIITADHNQHKEQIVNWLLANETYQKAIVFTNTRAMADRIYGRLVAQEYKAFVLHGDKDQKDRKLAIDRLKQGGVKILVATDVAARGLDVEGLDLVINFDMPRSGDEYVHRIGRTGRAGNDGLAISLICHGDWNLMSSVERYLKQSFERRTIKEVKGTYGGPKKVKASGKAVGVKKKKVDAKGDKKKTGAKAPTKRKIANRPKTDALSLVSKDGMAPLKRRKPEAPAAE, from the coding sequence GTGTTTTCCCAATTCGCCCTGCACGAACGCCTGCTCAAAGCCGTGGCCGAGCTTAAATTTGTCGAGCCAACGCCTGTGCAAGCAGCGGCTATCCCGCTGGCGCTCCAGGGGCGTGACCTGCGGGTGACAGCGCAAACCGGTAGCGGCAAAACCGCTGCATTCGTTTTGCCGATCCTCAACCGCTTGATCGGCCCGGCCAAAGTCCGCGTCAGCATCAAGACCCTGATCCTGCTGCCGACCCGCGAGCTGGCCCAGCAGACCATCAAGGAAGTCGAGCGCTTCGCTCAGTTCACCTTCATCAAGTCTGGCCTGATCACCGGCGGTGAAGACTTCAAGGTCCAGGCCGCCATGCTGCGCAAGGTGCCGGACATCCTGATCGGTACGCCGGGCCGGATGATCGAGCAACTGAACGCCGGCAACCTCGACCTCAAAGAAGTCGAAGTGCTGGTGCTCGACGAAGCCGACCGCATGCTCGACATGGGCTTTGCCGAAGACGTACAGCGTCTGGTGGAAGAGTGCACCAACCGTCAGCAGACCATGCTGTTCTCCGCCACCACCGGCGGTTCGGGCCTGCGCGAGATGGTCGCCAAGGTCCTGAACAACCCGGAACACTTGCAGCTGAACAACGTCAGCGATCTGAACGCGACCACCCGTCAGCAGATCATCACCGCTGACCACAACCAGCACAAAGAACAGATCGTGAACTGGCTGCTGGCCAACGAGACCTATCAGAAGGCCATCGTGTTCACCAACACCCGGGCCATGGCCGACCGTATCTACGGTCGTCTGGTGGCTCAGGAATACAAAGCGTTCGTGCTGCACGGTGACAAAGACCAGAAAGACCGCAAACTGGCCATCGACCGTCTGAAGCAGGGCGGCGTGAAGATCCTCGTGGCCACCGACGTCGCGGCCCGTGGCCTGGACGTGGAAGGCCTGGACCTGGTGATCAACTTCGACATGCCGCGCAGCGGCGACGAATACGTTCACCGCATCGGTCGCACCGGCCGCGCCGGCAACGATGGCCTGGCCATCTCGCTGATCTGCCATGGCGACTGGAACCTGATGTCGAGCGTCGAGCGCTACCTCAAGCAGAGCTTCGAGCGCCGCACCATCAAGGAAGTCAAAGGCACCTACGGCGGACCGAAAAAGGTCAAGGCCTCCGGCAAAGCCGTTGGCGTGAAGAAGAAAAAGGTCGACGCCAAGGGCGACAAGAAGAAAACCGGCGCCAAGGCCCCGACCAAGCGCAAGATCGCCAACCGCCCGAAGACCGACGCCCTGTCGCTGGTCAGCAAGGACGGCATGGCCCCGCTCAAGCGCCGCAAGCCGGAAGCGCCGGCTGCTGAATAA
- a CDS encoding DUF6279 family lipoprotein, with product MSHWWKQIGVIITLSLTVAACSRVGLAYRNLDVIVPWTLSDYLDMNHEQKDWFNERLKEHLSWHCTTQLPGYLDWLDRLQAMVEANQITDAALQTRTQEAKQAIAETARAITPSAIELLQGLDDKQVAEMNDAFAKDQRKRQEAYLKPSLEQQISARSKRMEKRLNVWLGPLSPTQQQRVVAWSNALGDQNKQWIGNRAHWQQQFSAAVAQRQSPEFPQRIETLLVNRESLWTPAYREAFANTEAQARALLVDVMAESTPVQRERLLQKIEGVRKDFTDLKCLKATRQG from the coding sequence ATGTCGCACTGGTGGAAACAGATCGGCGTCATCATCACCCTCAGCCTTACCGTCGCCGCGTGCAGCCGCGTGGGGCTGGCTTACCGCAACCTCGACGTGATCGTTCCCTGGACGCTCAGCGACTATCTGGACATGAACCACGAGCAAAAAGACTGGTTCAACGAGCGCCTCAAAGAACACCTGAGCTGGCACTGCACCACGCAATTGCCCGGCTACCTCGACTGGCTGGATCGCTTACAGGCCATGGTCGAAGCCAACCAGATCACCGACGCCGCACTGCAAACCCGCACCCAGGAAGCCAAACAGGCCATCGCCGAAACCGCCCGGGCAATCACCCCGTCGGCCATCGAGCTGTTGCAGGGCCTTGATGACAAGCAAGTCGCGGAAATGAACGATGCCTTCGCCAAGGACCAGCGCAAACGCCAGGAGGCCTACCTAAAACCGTCGCTGGAGCAACAGATCAGCGCGCGGAGCAAGCGCATGGAGAAACGCCTGAATGTCTGGCTCGGCCCGCTCAGCCCAACCCAACAGCAACGGGTAGTGGCCTGGTCGAATGCCCTGGGTGATCAGAACAAACAATGGATTGGCAACCGCGCCCATTGGCAGCAGCAATTCAGCGCGGCTGTCGCGCAACGGCAGAGTCCGGAATTCCCACAGCGAATCGAGACACTTCTGGTGAATCGCGAGAGCTTGTGGACGCCCGCTTACCGCGAGGCCTTCGCCAACACCGAAGCCCAGGCTCGGGCGTTGCTGGTGGACGTGATGGCGGAGAGCACACCGGTTCAGCGTGAACGGTTGCTGCAGAAGATTGAAGGCGTGCGCAAGGATTTCACTGATTTGAAATGCCTAAAAGCGACGCGGCAGGGATAG
- a CDS encoding peptidylprolyl isomerase A, which produces MLKKIALVAGSVLFAANLMAATPAKAPHVLLETTNGQIEIELDPVKAPISTKNFLEYVDSGFYNNTIFHRVIPGFMVQGGGFTQQMQQKETKAPIKNESKNGLHNVRGTLSMARTSVPDSATSQFFINVKDNDFLDQGDGYAVFGKVVKGMDVVDVIVNSQTTTKSGMKDVPADPVFIKSAKRID; this is translated from the coding sequence ATGCTGAAAAAAATCGCCCTCGTCGCCGGCTCCGTTCTGTTCGCCGCCAACCTGATGGCCGCTACGCCCGCCAAGGCGCCGCACGTGCTGCTGGAAACCACCAACGGCCAGATCGAAATCGAACTGGACCCGGTCAAGGCGCCGATCAGTACCAAGAACTTCCTTGAGTACGTCGACAGCGGCTTCTACAACAACACGATTTTTCACCGTGTGATTCCGGGCTTTATGGTCCAGGGCGGCGGTTTCACTCAACAAATGCAGCAAAAAGAAACCAAGGCGCCGATCAAGAACGAATCCAAAAACGGCCTGCATAACGTGCGTGGCACGCTGTCCATGGCCCGTACTTCGGTCCCGGATTCGGCCACCAGCCAGTTCTTCATCAACGTCAAAGACAACGACTTCCTGGACCAGGGCGACGGCTATGCCGTGTTCGGTAAAGTCGTTAAAGGCATGGACGTCGTCGATGTCATCGTCAACTCCCAGACCACCACCAAAAGCGGCATGAAAGACGTGCCAGCCGATCCCGTGTTCATCAAGTCGGCCAAGCGCATCGACTGA
- a CDS encoding TorF family putative porin, with product MFKPSLFLLGSLLWYSVAQAQVFQRELGDFDLKLATTPSRSMAQGLVKPSTSGSFHGGLDLSHDSGFYVGQWSPSMGLSPSSNLEVDSYMGFKQPFDHSLGYEVGMIHYSYPKVDTLDSQELFGGLTLLGSRFGAAFSNDPDKQNSTLFADLSGNQPFGIGISLKYTTHQLNTPVSVDDGYVGSFTDWSVKLSRPFMGIDLDLIYSDSSLSGSDCSAYSGHNTECDGLVTLKAVHSFY from the coding sequence ATGTTCAAGCCCTCTCTTTTCCTGCTCGGCAGCCTGCTGTGGTATTCGGTCGCCCAGGCGCAAGTCTTCCAGCGCGAACTGGGCGACTTCGATCTCAAGCTCGCGACCACCCCCAGCCGCAGCATGGCCCAAGGTCTGGTTAAGCCCTCGACGTCCGGCTCGTTCCATGGTGGCCTCGACCTGAGTCACGACAGCGGCTTCTATGTGGGTCAATGGTCCCCCAGCATGGGACTGAGTCCGTCGAGCAACCTTGAAGTCGATTCCTACATGGGCTTTAAACAGCCTTTCGATCACTCCCTCGGCTACGAAGTGGGCATGATCCACTACAGCTACCCGAAAGTGGACACCCTCGACAGCCAGGAGCTGTTCGGTGGCCTGACCCTGCTGGGCAGTCGCTTCGGCGCCGCCTTCAGCAACGACCCGGACAAACAGAACAGCACCCTGTTCGCCGACCTCAGTGGCAATCAGCCGTTCGGTATCGGGATCAGCCTGAAATACACCACCCACCAACTCAACACGCCGGTGTCCGTCGACGATGGGTATGTAGGCAGTTTTACCGACTGGTCGGTGAAATTGTCCCGGCCGTTCATGGGCATCGACCTGGACTTGATCTACAGTGATTCAAGCCTGAGCGGCAGTGATTGCTCCGCCTATTCCGGCCACAACACCGAGTGCGACGGCCTGGTCACGCTCAAGGCTGTACACAGTTTCTATTAA
- a CDS encoding CvfB family protein has product MALIGRYNSLQVVKHTNFGLYLDGGADGEILLPNRYIPKDIPSEDEDWLNVFIYLDSDDKLIATTEKPKVQVGEFASLKVVEVNSIGVFLDWGLPKDLLLPYSEEKRQMTAGEYVVVHVYLDKHTRRITATARLDRYLDKTPANYTPGQEVDLLVAEATDMGFKAIINNKHWGLIHKNEIFKFMRAGKEEKGFIKEVRTDGKISLSLQPVGEEAATSLNSKILAKLRDNNGTLPVSDKSDPTLISSMFGVSKGNFKKAIGALYKNGQIVIHADRIELS; this is encoded by the coding sequence ATGGCTTTAATCGGGCGCTACAACAGTTTGCAAGTGGTTAAACACACTAACTTCGGTTTATATCTGGACGGTGGCGCGGATGGCGAAATCCTTCTGCCTAATCGTTATATTCCCAAAGATATTCCCAGCGAAGATGAAGACTGGCTCAACGTTTTTATTTATCTGGACAGCGATGACAAACTTATCGCTACTACCGAAAAGCCGAAAGTTCAGGTCGGTGAATTCGCCAGTTTGAAAGTTGTTGAAGTCAACAGCATCGGCGTGTTCCTGGATTGGGGTTTGCCGAAGGATCTGCTGCTGCCGTATTCCGAAGAAAAGCGCCAGATGACGGCCGGCGAGTATGTCGTGGTGCACGTCTACCTCGACAAACACACGCGGCGCATCACCGCGACGGCGCGTCTGGATCGCTACCTGGACAAGACCCCGGCCAATTACACTCCGGGTCAGGAAGTTGACTTGCTGGTGGCCGAAGCGACCGATATGGGCTTCAAGGCAATCATCAACAACAAGCACTGGGGCCTGATCCACAAGAACGAAATCTTCAAGTTCATGCGCGCCGGTAAAGAAGAGAAGGGCTTTATCAAAGAAGTCCGCACCGACGGCAAAATCAGCCTGAGCCTGCAACCGGTAGGCGAGGAAGCTGCCACCAGCCTGAACTCGAAGATCCTCGCCAAGTTGCGCGACAACAATGGCACCCTGCCAGTCAGCGACAAGAGCGACCCGACACTGATCAGTAGTATGTTCGGCGTCAGCAAGGGCAACTTCAAAAAGGCCATCGGTGCGTTGTACAAGAACGGCCAGATTGTCATTCACGCTGATCGTATCGAACTCAGCTGA
- a CDS encoding mechanosensitive ion channel family protein, translating to MDIKQLWLNAQDLWGALDQHPLLHSTLALMLLLVVALVLGRVARYLILHATKILGRQPSLHWITDFRHNKVFHRLAQMTPSLVIQFGLHLVPELGKTSLNFLGNVALAFTILFLVLAVSALLNALLDIYARTEHARTRSIKGYVQLAKMVLFVFGAIIIVATLIDRSPLLLLSGLGAMSAVILLVYKDTLLSFVASVQLTSNDMLRVGDWIEMPQVGADGDVVDITLHTVKVQNFDKTIVSIPTWRLMSESFKNWRGMQQSGGRRIKRSLFIDASGVRFIRDDEELKLSQVHLLTDYINRKQAELKAWNEAQGNVAAMSANRRRMTNIGTFRAYALAYLKSHPEIQPNMTCMVRQMQTTAQGIPLEIYCFTRTTVWADYERIQGDIFDYLLAVLPEFGLSLYQQPSGGDLRSGLLPAVLGASHIPEPEKHVM from the coding sequence ATGGATATCAAACAGCTCTGGCTCAACGCCCAAGACCTCTGGGGTGCTCTCGATCAGCATCCGCTCCTGCATTCCACGCTCGCGCTGATGTTGCTGCTGGTGGTGGCGCTGGTGCTCGGACGAGTGGCGCGCTACCTCATTCTGCATGCGACCAAAATCCTCGGTCGCCAGCCGTCGTTGCACTGGATCACCGATTTTCGCCACAACAAAGTGTTTCATCGCCTGGCACAGATGACGCCCTCGCTGGTGATCCAGTTCGGCCTGCACCTGGTGCCGGAGTTGGGCAAGACCAGCCTGAACTTCCTCGGCAACGTGGCGCTGGCGTTCACCATTCTGTTCCTGGTGTTGGCCGTCAGCGCATTGCTCAATGCCCTGTTGGACATCTATGCCCGCACCGAGCACGCCCGCACCCGCTCGATCAAAGGTTATGTGCAGCTGGCGAAAATGGTGTTGTTCGTGTTTGGCGCGATCATTATCGTCGCCACATTGATCGATCGTTCGCCGCTGTTGCTGCTGTCGGGTCTGGGTGCCATGTCGGCGGTGATTCTGTTGGTCTACAAGGACACCCTGCTGTCGTTCGTTGCCAGCGTGCAACTGACCAGCAACGACATGCTGCGGGTCGGTGACTGGATCGAAATGCCGCAAGTCGGTGCCGACGGTGACGTGGTGGACATCACCTTGCACACAGTCAAGGTGCAGAATTTCGACAAGACGATTGTGTCGATCCCGACCTGGCGCCTGATGTCCGAGTCGTTCAAGAACTGGCGCGGCATGCAGCAGTCCGGCGGCCGTCGGATCAAGCGCAGCCTGTTCATCGACGCCAGCGGCGTGCGGTTTATTCGCGATGACGAAGAACTGAAGCTGTCCCAGGTGCATCTGCTGACCGATTACATCAACCGCAAACAGGCCGAACTCAAGGCCTGGAACGAAGCTCAGGGCAACGTCGCGGCGATGTCAGCCAATCGTCGACGGATGACCAACATCGGCACCTTTCGCGCTTATGCGCTGGCGTATCTGAAGAGTCACCCGGAGATTCAGCCGAACATGACCTGCATGGTTCGCCAGATGCAGACCACCGCCCAGGGCATTCCGCTGGAAATCTACTGCTTCACCCGCACCACCGTGTGGGCTGATTACGAGCGGATTCAGGGGGATATTTTCGATTACCTGCTGGCGGTGCTGCCGGAGTTTGGCTTGAGCCTTTATCAGCAGCCGAGCGGTGGGGATTTGCGGTCCGGGTTGCTCCCGGCGGTGTTGGGCGCAAGCCACATTCCCGAGCCCGAAAAACACGTGATGTAA
- a CDS encoding transcriptional regulator has translation MTTYNWDLLERLLHEVQNGASHSFTPRPYAEQYAAAKAAAGEPFENLDHLKTVAEKYEKLLLLRGYIEPRPENQGGNGENYILTPRGSSLLSLIDSSIPGNEHPRQVLDEQEDALEELTFDKVASKAQIA, from the coding sequence ATGACGACTTATAACTGGGATTTGCTTGAACGCTTGCTGCATGAAGTGCAGAACGGCGCTAGCCACAGTTTCACCCCACGACCCTATGCCGAGCAGTATGCAGCGGCGAAAGCTGCCGCGGGCGAGCCGTTCGAGAATCTGGATCACCTGAAAACGGTGGCGGAGAAGTACGAAAAATTACTGCTGCTGCGGGGCTATATCGAGCCTCGGCCGGAAAATCAGGGTGGCAATGGCGAGAACTACATTTTGACGCCCCGGGGCTCGAGTTTGTTGAGCCTGATCGACAGCAGCATTCCGGGGAATGAACATCCGCGGCAGGTGCTGGATGAACAGGAGGATGCGCTGGAGGAATTGACGTTTGATAAAGTGGCGTCGAAGGCGCAGATTGCTTGA
- a CDS encoding 3-phosphoglycerate kinase, with amino-acid sequence MKKLCCVMAGCAVFAMLPLTAFAYPIDVQKQLNGLSIDYNAFDTDADIASIQVNNYGSADAICKVVFNNGPEAPRNRTIEVPAGKHKNATAKFTRTIIKMRINLTCTPK; translated from the coding sequence ATGAAAAAACTTTGTTGTGTGATGGCGGGTTGTGCTGTGTTTGCGATGCTGCCGCTGACTGCGTTTGCCTATCCGATCGACGTTCAAAAGCAATTGAACGGCTTGAGCATCGACTACAACGCCTTTGATACAGATGCCGATATCGCCTCCATTCAGGTGAACAACTACGGCAGCGCCGATGCGATCTGCAAGGTGGTTTTCAACAATGGTCCGGAAGCGCCGCGTAACCGCACAATCGAAGTGCCCGCGGGTAAACACAAAAACGCGACCGCCAAGTTCACCCGCACCATCATCAAGATGCGTATCAACCTGACCTGCACCCCGAAATGA